Genomic segment of Candidatus Neomarinimicrobiota bacterium:
TACTCGTATTTTCCCTGGTGAGAGAGGATTAGATGCTCAAGCAGCAGAAGCGTTTCCGCCGGAAAATTATTTATCTCCCTTGCGGCATCTCTCACCATATCCCTTCCGAGGATTATATGCCCGATCAGGCTTCCTTCGTCCGTATAGGTCGTGGCTACTTCACCCGATAGCTCTTTTACCTTTCCGATATCGTGAAGCAATGCGCCTGTGAGCAGCAAATCCCTATTGAGATAAGGATATTTTTTTGAGAAATAAATCGAATCAATTGCTAAAGATAGCGTATGCTCCAATAATCCGCCTCGAAAGTTATGATGAATGAATTTCGCCGCAGGATAATTCTGTATTCTTTTTTCGTTTTCTTCGTAAATGACTTCAAGAATCTTCTTCAGAAACTTATCTTCTACCGAATCAATCAATTCCATTACTTCTGTCCACATCTCTTTGGAATCCCTTTCCGAAGAAGGGACAAGGGAGTCCAGTGAAAAACCGTATTCCTCATGTTCCTCCCTGACCTTACTGATCTTCGACACATTCAGCTGCATCTTGTTCCGATAAACGTCCGTATGCGCTTTTACCACCACAGCGTCACCCTGCTCAAATTCTTCGGCAGCCTTCTCAAAGCCCTGCCACATCTTAGCCGAAATCTTTCCCGTCTTATCGGAAAGCGTCATATCCAAATATGAATCTCCCGCTCTCGTCTTCCGCAGTGATTTTTCCGTAACGAGATAGAACCCTTGCACATCGCTGTCAGGTTTAAATGATGAAATAGGTTGGATTTTCTTAGTCATAAGAAGCTTAATAATATATTTCATACCTCTAAAATGTCAAGCCCTTTTGAATTGCGCGATTTGTTTACCGGAATTTCGCTTTTAGGTTAATCCTATTATCTATATCTTTGTGCAGAGATAATATTTTCAACACTCTTTTGGAGGAAGTTATGGCAGATGGCATCGTACATATAGATATTCCGGTGAAAAACCTTGATACAGCACCTGAATTTTACGCTAAAGTATTCGGCTGGGAATTAACTCCTATGCCGAATGAGGATTACGTCCTGTTTACCGCTGACGGCGGAGGCATTAGCGGCGGATTCACCAAACCGGAAGTCCATCAGATCGGTGGCTGTGTGGGATATATTCAAGTTGACAATCTTGAGACTGCTATGGAAAGTGTCGTGGAAAACGGCGGTCAAAGTCAGCTGGGCCGTCAGGAAGTGGGCGATGCGGGATGGTTCGCGCTTTTCACCGACCCTGAAGGCAATCCGATGGGACTTTGGGAAGTTAAATCCGCCTAAAGCGCAATCTTCCTCAATCTCAGCGCATTCGCAATTACCGTAACGGAACTGAAGCTCATCGCCGCTGCCGCAATTATCGGACTCAGAAGCAGCCCGAAAATCGGATATAGCGCGCCGGCAGCCAGCGGAATACCAAGCGCGTTGTAAATAAACGCCCAGAAAAGATTCTGCCTGATGTTTCTCATAGTGCCTCTGCTCAACTTCCGCGCCCTGGCGATTCCCATCAGGTCGCCTTTCAATAATGTAACAGTGGCGCTTTCAATGGCGACGTCTGTTCCCGTTCCCATTGCGATACCCACATCCGCCTGAGCAAGAGCCGGAGCGTCGTTAATACCGTCACCCGCCATTGCGACTATCTTTCCCGACTGCTGAAGCTTTTTGACTATCTCGTTCTTCTCGTCCGGCAGGATTTCCGCTTCTATCTGTTTTATGCCTACTTTTTTAGCCACTACCTCGGCGGTCTCGCGGCTGTCGCCGGTAAGCATTATAATTTCAATCCCTTCATTTTTCAGATAAAGGATCGCCTCTTCTGTGGTGGATTTAATAGGATCGGCAATTCCGATGAACCCGGCGATGGTGTCATCTATTGCGACATAGATAACCGTCTCTCCTTCTGACCGTTTTTTAGCCGCGTCACTCTCAATCGCTGAAAAATCTATACTGTTTTTTTCCAACATTTTCAGATTCCCCACAGATACTTTTTTCCCGTCAACCGTTCCCCTAACGCCCATCCCGGTAATAGACTCGAAATCCACTACTTTTCCCAGCTCCAACCCTCTTTCTCTTGCGGCATTAACGATTGAAGCTCCGAGAGGATGTTCGCTGGATGTCTCAACGCTCGCCACAAGACTGAGAAACTCATCTTCATTGAATTCACTCCTTACACTCATACTCACAAGCTTCGGTTTGCCTTCCGTGAGAGTGCCGGTTTTATCTATTACCAGAGTATCTATTTTTTCAAGAGTCTCCAACGCCTCGGCGTTCTTGATGAGCAGTCCCGCTGTGGCTCCTCTTCCAGTGGCGACCATAATTGATATAGGAGTCGCAAGCCCCAATGCACACGGACAGGCGATTATCAGCACTGCCACAGCGTTCACAAGGGCAAATGCCATCTTGGGATCAGGACCGTATATGCTCCAAATAATGAATGTCAACGCGCTGATTCCCACAACTATCGGGACGAAATAGGATGAAATTTTATCCGCAAGACCCTGTATCGGCGCGCGGCTTCGCTGTGCTTCACTCACCATCTTTACGATGCGCGCAAGGAGCGTATCCACTCCGACTTTTTCCGTTTCCATAAGGAAACTGCCCCTGCCGTTCACCGTCCCCCCTGTAACCGATTCGCCCACTCTCTTTTTAACTTCCTGCGGCTCGCCCGAAATCATAGACTCATCAATATAACTCTCGCCTTCAGTTAGGACTCCATCCACAGGGATTTTTTCACCCGGACGCACGCGAAGAATATCGCCGACGATTACGTCTTCAAGAGGTATATCCTTTTCTTCGCCGTTTGCGCTTACCTTTCTCGCCGAGTTTGGAGCCAACCCGAGAAGCGCCCGCAGCGCCCCGCTTGTTTTGCTTCTTGCTCTCAATTCCAAAACCTGTCCCAACAGCACAAGCGCGGTTATGACAGCCGCCGCTTCGAAATAAACCCCCACTTCACCGTGCGCTCCTCTGAATGCAGGCGGAAATATACCCGGCAAGAAAACCGCCACAAGACTGTACAGATACGCAACTCCTGTTCCTATCGCTATAAGCGTGAACATATTCAGCGCTCTGTTCACAATTGAGAACCAGCCTCTCTGGAAAAACGGAGCTGCTCCCCAAAGTACAACAGGCGTGGCAAGTGCGAATTCAATCCAATGACTCATAACAGGGTCTATTAGACTGAAGCCAAGAAACATCTGTGACATTGTCAGCAGTAAAAGAGGAAGAGCAAGAGCCGAACTTACCCAGAATCGTTTTGTCATATCTTTGAGCTCTTCGCTCTCCTCGTCATCCAAAGTTACTGTCCTCGGCTCAAGCGCCATTCCGCAGATCGGACACGAACCCTGCTCATCTTTCACCACTTCAGGATGCATCGGACAGACATATTCGCGTTTTGTTTTCAGTACAGGTTCCATCAGCTCCAATCCCATTCCGCACGTCGGGCAGGCGCCCGGCGTATTCTGTTTGATGTCCGGGTCCATAGGACAGGTATATATGGCTCCCGTAGCATCGGTGTGCGTATGCTCGTGATGATGGTGTTCGTGCGAGTCGTGATGATTTCCACCACTATCTTTCGATGGTTCAAGCGGGAATTTTTCAGGCTCTTTATCGAACATATCTTTACAATAATCAGAACAAAAATATATTGTTTTACCTTCGTATTCGCTGCTGCCTGCCGCTTTATCAGGTTCCACATCCATATGACAAACCGGATCAATTGCCATTTTCAGATCCCTCATTTTAAAAATTTATTTATTTCATTAAAAAGTTCGTCAACTTTCCTGTCTGCTTCCTTTTCATCACTGTTCACGAACGCGTCCCTGACGCAACTTTTCACGTGCCGTTCCATAATAACGAATGCCAATGAGTCCAGCGCCTTCCTGACTGCGGTAATCTGATTGACGATGTCCATGCAGTATTTTTTTTCGCTGACCATTCGTTCCAAACCGCCGATTTGTCCTTTAATGGATTTCAATCTTCTCAGCGATTTATTTTGTGTCAGTTCGTCGAGCATAACGACTCCTTTTGATAATACCCTATACCCCTATGGGGTATTGTTTTATATTCGTCAATATAACTAATATTTTCCACCTGTCAAGCTAATTTATTTTATTGCTCGGAAAGCTCAGGTAGATGTTAGACTGCTTTATCAATCGCCTTACTGCTGCGAGTTTTCCTAACGTCTTTGCGTCCGGCGTTAATCGGACAGGCCCTGACAGCGCTCAATAAGACAACCACCCCTTTTATCCCCTCCTTTCAAAGGAGGGGCGGATTTTGTCCCGATTGTTCGGGACGAAAGACCGGGTGGTTCAGGAGTTGAAGATTATCGCTATTGTCTCACAGCTGTCGTTAAAACTGGGAAAGACCGAAAACCTTAACCAGCGAAAATGAGACATCTGATTAACATATGCCTGTGCAGTTTTGTATTATTTTATGTTACGATTTGCCGTTAAAAGGACGGACGAATATCTCCCGGGCAACTTCGCTGTCAAGAGCGATTTCCGTCTCATCTACTTTTATGACGAACGAAGGGAATTTCTGATACAATGAGATGACCGCACCGGGCTCTACGCCAAGCAGAGTCAGCCTTTCATACCGTTCGTGATATGCCGGCGTGGTAAATATAATCTTCGAAGTTTTGCCGACTTCAAGCCGGTTCAAAGGCACAACTACGGGACTCAATTTCGTATTAAATTTCTTGCAACATTCTCCGCGTGGTATTTTTCTGCCGTGCGGGCAAAAAGTCGGATGCCCTAACAGCGTGCAAATCGAATCCTCAACTTCCGGGCTAAGCACATGCTCAAATTTGCAAGCCTGCGCTTCCATCTCTTCTTCGGAGACCTGTAACAGGTCTTTCAATAGCCGTTCGGTGAGCCTGTGTCGCCTTATCAGACTTTCGGCTTTAAGCATCCCTGAATCGGTGAGCTCCATCGTTTCACCGCTGACAATCAGGAGTTTTGATTCTTCCGCGTCCGGCAAAAATTCGGCATAACCGTTCAATGACGCGTGGTCGCACCGTACGCCGTTTTTCTTTCCTGAACCGTTATCCCCCTCTTCTAAAAGGAGATAAATATGCTCAAGTAGGTGATCCAGCTTCTCTGGTTTCATCATTCGTTTTTTTCCTGAATAATTTTCTAAATAAATCAACTATGTATGATTTTTCAACATATTCGTACCCGCAATGCGGACAACAGAGGATATTGCATCCTTTATTGAACGGGCAGCCCGAGTGGCAAGCCATCTCGGCGTGAGTATATTCGCCTCCGCAGAGTGGACATTTCATCCTGTATATCCCACCGCATTGAGCAACAGATTAAGTAGTCCGCCGACGATGAACGCTATCGGCAATATCACAGCCGTCATTGCCATTGTCATCTTCATCCCGCGTTCTTTTATCATAATTAGGAAGTTTGCGATACATGGGATGAACAGCGTCAATGTGACCGACGCAACTAAAATTTGAGCTGTTGTCAGATCCATTCCGTTCAGACCGGCAATTCCATAATCCCTTCTCAAGAAACCTACTATGAACGCTTGCGTTGCCTTTGCGGGAAGCCCCAACACTGTTTGGACAAGCGGACTGGCAAGCCGTTCAATGACCAGCAGCGCGCCTGTCGCATCCAACAGATAAAGAAGGAATGTGCCGAAGAAGAAAAGCGGAACCGCTTCCTTCACATACCACTCTGTCCTGGCTAATGTTTTCACCGTTATATTACCGATTTTCGGCATTCTGATAGGAGGAAGTTCAAGAATGAAATCCGAGCCTTCGTCCGGCAGTACCTTTGAAGCAAGGAATCCGACCACCACCAAAACGCCGAAAACTACCGCTCCCCAGATGAACAGAGCGGATATTGATATTGCGCCTAAAAGACCCATTATAACTCCTAACTGCGCGCTGCATGGGACTCCCAACGCTAAGAGCAGAGTCACGAGGATACGTTCCTTTTTCGTATCAAGAATTCGGGTGGTGAGCGTTGCCATCGTATCGCATCCAAGCCCAAGCACCATCGGCAGCACAGCTTTTCCGTTCAATCCCATAAGCTTGAAAACCTGATTCAGCATTACCGCCAACCGCGGCAGATAACCGGAATCTTCCAATATTCCGAAAGCGATGAAAAACGTAACCACAACAGGAAGAATAATCGCAATGGAATACGGAAGAGCCATTGTGAGTAAACCGTATTCACCTACAAAAATATCCCTGATAATTTCAACAGGCACATACGAAAAGAGCTGGGCGAACCAGACGGAAAGATAT
This window contains:
- a CDS encoding metal-sensitive transcriptional regulator — its product is MLDELTQNKSLRRLKSIKGQIGGLERMVSEKKYCMDIVNQITAVRKALDSLAFVIMERHVKSCVRDAFVNSDEKEADRKVDELFNEINKFLK
- a CDS encoding VOC family protein, which produces MADGIVHIDIPVKNLDTAPEFYAKVFGWELTPMPNEDYVLFTADGGGISGGFTKPEVHQIGGCVGYIQVDNLETAMESVVENGGQSQLGRQEVGDAGWFALFTDPEGNPMGLWEVKSA
- a CDS encoding HD domain-containing protein: MKYIIKLLMTKKIQPISSFKPDSDVQGFYLVTEKSLRKTRAGDSYLDMTLSDKTGKISAKMWQGFEKAAEEFEQGDAVVVKAHTDVYRNKMQLNVSKISKVREEHEEYGFSLDSLVPSSERDSKEMWTEVMELIDSVEDKFLKKILEVIYEENEKRIQNYPAAKFIHHNFRGGLLEHTLSLAIDSIYFSKKYPYLNRDLLLTGALLHDIGKVKELSGEVATTYTDEGSLIGHIILGRDMVRDAAREINNFPAETLLLLEHLILSHQGKYEYGSPRKPMIKEALILFYLDDLDSKMNIFMKTIAEDENDGKWTSAENYFGVPLYKG
- the feoB gene encoding ferrous iron transport protein B → MHGHLAKPVNRKSSPVVLVGNPNVGKSVIFGYLSGKYVTVSNYPGTTVEISRGTIGTNGTKDTIIDTPGVNNLLPSSEDERVTRDLLLRERPKSIVQVVDSKNLKRGLLLTVQLAEMDLPIILNMNMTDEALSRGVSLDSAGLSKVLGVDVIESVAIRNKGLKDLSEAIKSPKVPKIKVSYGPIIEPGITEISELLGDSIEGRRAISLMVLARDESIFGYLQDILSSEQIDELKVIVDTAQEKFGESLSRVITRRRMKEAGRIADMAAGKSSGSGSDFATKLGKLTMHPFWGLGFVFAVLYMMYQFVGVFGAGFLTDYLEQVLFGQYLSVWFAQLFSYVPVEIIRDIFVGEYGLLTMALPYSIAIILPVVVTFFIAFGILEDSGYLPRLAVMLNQVFKLMGLNGKAVLPMVLGLGCDTMATLTTRILDTKKERILVTLLLALGVPCSAQLGVIMGLLGAISISALFIWGAVVFGVLVVVGFLASKVLPDEGSDFILELPPIRMPKIGNITVKTLARTEWYVKEAVPLFFFGTFLLYLLDATGALLVIERLASPLVQTVLGLPAKATQAFIVGFLRRDYGIAGLNGMDLTTAQILVASVTLTLFIPCIANFLIMIKERGMKMTMAMTAVILPIAFIVGGLLNLLLNAVGYTG
- a CDS encoding metal-dependent transcriptional regulator, producing MMKPEKLDHLLEHIYLLLEEGDNGSGKKNGVRCDHASLNGYAEFLPDAEESKLLIVSGETMELTDSGMLKAESLIRRHRLTERLLKDLLQVSEEEMEAQACKFEHVLSPEVEDSICTLLGHPTFCPHGRKIPRGECCKKFNTKLSPVVVPLNRLEVGKTSKIIFTTPAYHERYERLTLLGVEPGAVISLYQKFPSFVIKVDETEIALDSEVAREIFVRPFNGKS
- a CDS encoding heavy metal translocating P-type ATPase — encoded protein: MAIDPVCHMDVEPDKAAGSSEYEGKTIYFCSDYCKDMFDKEPEKFPLEPSKDSGGNHHDSHEHHHHEHTHTDATGAIYTCPMDPDIKQNTPGACPTCGMGLELMEPVLKTKREYVCPMHPEVVKDEQGSCPICGMALEPRTVTLDDEESEELKDMTKRFWVSSALALPLLLLTMSQMFLGFSLIDPVMSHWIEFALATPVVLWGAAPFFQRGWFSIVNRALNMFTLIAIGTGVAYLYSLVAVFLPGIFPPAFRGAHGEVGVYFEAAAVITALVLLGQVLELRARSKTSGALRALLGLAPNSARKVSANGEEKDIPLEDVIVGDILRVRPGEKIPVDGVLTEGESYIDESMISGEPQEVKKRVGESVTGGTVNGRGSFLMETEKVGVDTLLARIVKMVSEAQRSRAPIQGLADKISSYFVPIVVGISALTFIIWSIYGPDPKMAFALVNAVAVLIIACPCALGLATPISIMVATGRGATAGLLIKNAEALETLEKIDTLVIDKTGTLTEGKPKLVSMSVRSEFNEDEFLSLVASVETSSEHPLGASIVNAARERGLELGKVVDFESITGMGVRGTVDGKKVSVGNLKMLEKNSIDFSAIESDAAKKRSEGETVIYVAIDDTIAGFIGIADPIKSTTEEAILYLKNEGIEIIMLTGDSRETAEVVAKKVGIKQIEAEILPDEKNEIVKKLQQSGKIVAMAGDGINDAPALAQADVGIAMGTGTDVAIESATVTLLKGDLMGIARARKLSRGTMRNIRQNLFWAFIYNALGIPLAAGALYPIFGLLLSPIIAAAAMSFSSVTVIANALRLRKIAL